Proteins encoded by one window of Swingsia samuiensis:
- a CDS encoding glycosyltransferase family 4 protein — protein MLFSLNSFLSGFVLPDCAAILICSALIIVMIRAGVMDHPGHRSSHTRPTPKGGGIGIIGAFLICLPLCHIATGQSAFNIPTLCLMCGVAFLALISWLDDIYSFPARYKLAAQFIASMLIFMSTSVPWAYIIPILLLSVFITNALNFIDGINGLAAGTMMLAAFLLAAVNVHSIPLDLLALCFAAFLPWNFPKAQIFMGDVGSQAGALIMAWAAMSKDYEVTLFVIALLAGILWDVSFTLVRRALAGDKLAHAHRGHLYQLAVRSGLPMPLVTLIYWLFTIWGAIMFLTLPLSTAFITIMIPQFLWTGYIFTRAKARVKERW, from the coding sequence ATGCTCTTTTCGTTAAACTCATTTCTTTCTGGTTTTGTACTACCAGACTGTGCTGCAATATTAATTTGTTCAGCCCTCATAATCGTGATGATCCGGGCTGGTGTCATGGATCATCCCGGCCATCGTAGTTCTCATACACGCCCCACACCAAAAGGTGGAGGGATCGGGATCATTGGTGCTTTTCTGATCTGTCTTCCTTTATGTCATATTGCAACAGGCCAGTCTGCTTTTAATATCCCTACACTCTGTCTTATGTGTGGCGTGGCCTTTTTAGCGCTGATCTCATGGCTTGACGATATCTATTCTTTTCCAGCGCGTTATAAGTTAGCTGCACAATTCATTGCGAGCATGCTCATCTTTATGAGCACATCTGTACCTTGGGCCTACATTATTCCTATTTTGCTTTTATCTGTCTTCATCACAAATGCTCTCAATTTTATCGACGGCATTAATGGCCTTGCTGCTGGCACAATGATGTTGGCTGCCTTTCTTCTGGCCGCCGTCAATGTGCATTCTATTCCCTTGGATTTGCTGGCCCTCTGTTTTGCAGCCTTCCTTCCATGGAATTTTCCTAAAGCTCAAATTTTTATGGGAGATGTTGGCAGCCAAGCCGGTGCACTCATTATGGCTTGGGCTGCAATGTCCAAAGATTACGAGGTAACACTTTTCGTTATCGCATTACTGGCTGGAATTTTATGGGATGTCAGCTTTACGCTCGTTCGGCGAGCGCTAGCAGGAGATAAACTGGCCCATGCCCATCGTGGGCATCTCTACCAGCTTGCTGTGCGCTCTGGTTTGCCGATGCCTCTCGTTACACTCATTTACTGGCTCTTTACGATATGGGGAGCAATCATGTTTCTAACACTCCCTTTATCAACGGCCTTTATTACAATTATGATCCCACAGTTCCTTTGGACAGGATATATTTTCACACGAGCCAAAGCCCGCGTGAAAGAACGGTGGTAA